One window of Helicobacter sp. MIT 99-5507 genomic DNA carries:
- a CDS encoding flagellar motor protein MotB: MAKKINIQNKSGGGLPLWLGTFGDLMSLLLTFFILLLSMATFDAKKLVEAEASIKGALSILEGGIKIEPSKNRITLPADMVVPPEYAEEVRVLQQTIIDFNDMQNISKGQADMVGDGLNGFIITLPSNIIFDENFKINEDAKLLLKRISQILEKLPQNTQVEVLGISNISTTSINLERASKMALSVGRELYNLNINGNRINIIGIEDKNLPKNEDLLNIRFYAKEIQVNTTKGLLDK, from the coding sequence ATGGCAAAAAAGATTAATATCCAAAATAAAAGCGGAGGGGGCTTACCCTTATGGCTTGGAACATTTGGGGATTTGATGAGCTTGCTTCTTACTTTTTTTATATTACTTTTATCTATGGCTACATTTGATGCAAAAAAATTAGTAGAAGCAGAAGCGAGCATAAAAGGTGCATTAAGCATATTAGAAGGTGGTATTAAAATTGAACCAAGCAAAAATAGAATCACACTTCCAGCTGATATGGTAGTGCCTCCAGAATATGCTGAAGAAGTAAGGGTATTACAACAAACAATAATTGATTTTAATGATATGCAAAATATATCAAAAGGGCAAGCGGATATGGTGGGTGATGGGCTAAATGGATTTATTATCACACTTCCATCAAATATAATATTTGATGAAAATTTTAAAATCAATGAAGATGCAAAATTATTACTAAAAAGAATATCACAAATATTAGAAAAACTACCACAAAATACACAAGTTGAAGTGCTTGGAATCTCAAATATATCAACAACATCGATAAATTTAGAGAGAGCATCAAAAATGGCACTTAGTGTCGGCAGAGAACTTTATAATTTAAATATAAATGGAAATAGAATAAATATCATAGGCATAGAAGACAAAAACTTACCAAAAAATGAGGATTTATTAAATATTAGATTCTATGCAAAAGAAATACAAGTAAATACGACAAAAGGATTGCTAGATAAATAA
- a CDS encoding motility protein A, translating to MDLGTIIGLFLVTILLTGAMMMGVGVQAYIDFPSLLITVGGSIGALLIAFKLENMKNIFKYLGIAFKPHQYNIPALIKTIVEYAIKARRDGILSLEQNVNQEENDFLRKGLSMAVDGSEPDSIRDLLEIDMEQSLGRHNSNADIFDTWAALAGSYGMLGTLVGLVAMLMNMSDPSSIGPAMAVALITTFYGSLIGNVIGSPIANILRIRAQDEALMKLLVIEGIISIQAGDNPRVLETKLLSFLPPSQRFSQFD from the coding sequence ATGGATTTAGGGACTATTATAGGATTATTCCTAGTTACCATCCTCTTAACTGGAGCGATGATGATGGGTGTTGGAGTCCAAGCATATATTGACTTTCCATCATTACTCATTACCGTTGGTGGCTCTATTGGTGCATTGCTTATAGCTTTCAAACTAGAAAATATGAAAAACATATTCAAATATTTAGGAATTGCATTTAAACCTCATCAATACAATATTCCTGCATTAATCAAAACAATTGTTGAATATGCAATCAAAGCAAGAAGAGATGGGATACTTTCACTTGAGCAAAATGTCAATCAAGAAGAAAATGATTTTCTTAGAAAAGGGCTAAGTATGGCGGTTGATGGCTCAGAGCCAGATTCTATAAGAGATTTGCTAGAAATAGATATGGAACAGAGTTTAGGGCGACATAATAGCAATGCAGATATTTTTGACACTTGGGCTGCACTTGCTGGTTCTTATGGTATGCTTGGGACATTAGTTGGACTTGTAGCAATGCTTATGAACATGAGTGATCCTAGCTCTATTGGACCTGCTATGGCTGTTGCCTTGATTACTACATTTTATGGCTCATTGATAGGAAATGTTATTGGATCACCTATTGCAAACATATTAAGAATAAGAGCACAAGATGAAGCACTTATGAAATTATTAGTAATTGAAGGTATTATATCCATTCAAGCAGGCGACAATCCAAGGGTGCTAGAAACAAAACTATTATCATTTTTACCACCAAGTCAAAGATTTAGTCAATTTGATTAA
- the glmU gene encoding bifunctional UDP-N-acetylglucosamine diphosphorylase/glucosamine-1-phosphate N-acetyltransferase GlmU produces MNQVSIIILSAGFGTRMKSKIPKVLHKICGKEMLFCIIDEARKLSDDLHIILYNEAGLIKEKIDSIYQNINIHIQNHDEFPGTAGALMKGFGENKKSLIDTKYQNILILSGDMPLIQASMLKNFIRNDCDITMGILELEDASGYGRVIMKEDKVLGIVEEKDADEKTKAINLANAGIYYFKKEILEKYLPMLESNNNQNEYYLTDIIGHAFINNCKILGVSAKESEFIGVNSKLDLAKAESFMLKLLREKAMRDGVIFRIPDSTYIEFDVEFIGECEIESNCVLRRGAKIIESKILANSVIEDSIVENSTIGPFARIRPKSHIKDSHIGNFVEVKASILNDVKAGHLSYLGDSNIDSGTNIGAGVITCNYDGIKKHKTIIGKNVFVGSDTQLIAPLEIESNVLIAAGSSVSKNAQDGDLVISRTKQSNKQGFYYKFFKDKK; encoded by the coding sequence TTGAATCAAGTCTCAATTATTATCTTGAGTGCAGGTTTTGGCACTAGAATGAAATCTAAGATTCCAAAAGTTTTACATAAGATTTGTGGTAAAGAAATGCTTTTTTGCATTATTGATGAAGCTCGCAAACTAAGTGATGATTTGCATATAATCTTATACAATGAAGCTGGTTTGATAAAAGAAAAAATAGATTCTATATATCAAAATATCAATATTCACATCCAAAATCACGATGAATTCCCCGGAACTGCTGGGGCTTTGATGAAGGGTTTTGGAGAAAATAAAAAATCCTTGATAGATACAAAATATCAAAATATTTTAATCTTAAGCGGAGATATGCCACTTATTCAAGCTAGTATGCTTAAAAATTTTATTAGAAATGATTGTGATATTACTATGGGAATCTTAGAGCTAGAAGATGCAAGTGGATATGGTCGCGTTATTATGAAAGAAGATAAAGTTTTAGGTATTGTTGAAGAAAAAGATGCAGATGAAAAAACAAAAGCAATAAATCTTGCAAATGCTGGAATCTATTATTTTAAAAAAGAGATTCTAGAAAAATATTTGCCAATGTTAGAATCTAATAATAATCAAAATGAATATTATTTGACTGATATTATCGGACATGCATTTATTAATAATTGCAAGATTCTAGGAGTGAGTGCAAAAGAGAGTGAGTTTATTGGTGTAAATTCTAAATTAGATTTAGCAAAAGCAGAATCTTTTATGCTTAAACTCTTAAGAGAAAAGGCTATGAGGGATGGTGTTATTTTTAGGATTCCAGATAGCACTTATATTGAATTTGATGTGGAATTTATTGGAGAATGTGAGATTGAGAGTAATTGTGTACTAAGAAGAGGTGCTAAAATAATAGAATCTAAAATACTAGCAAATAGCGTAATAGAAGATAGCATTGTAGAAAATAGCACAATAGGACCATTTGCTAGAATCCGTCCTAAATCTCATATAAAAGATTCTCACATTGGTAATTTTGTAGAAGTTAAAGCCTCGATTTTAAATGATGTAAAAGCAGGACATTTAAGCTATCTTGGTGATAGTAATATCGATAGTGGCACAAATATCGGTGCAGGTGTGATTACTTGTAATTATGATGGGATAAAAAAACACAAAACTATTATTGGTAAAAATGTTTTTGTAGGAAGTGATACGCAGTTGATTGCACCACTTGAAATAGAATCAAATGTATTGATTGCAGCAGGTAGCTCTGTATCAAAAAATGCACAAGATGGCGATTTAGTGATTTCTCGCACAAAACAATCAAACAAACAAGGATTTTATTATAAATTTTTTAAGGATAAAAAATGA
- the thiS gene encoding sulfur carrier protein ThiS, which produces MTLIVNGQSMDFDDNKSIQEILDILSIESKVIAIALNGNLVQKENYDDTFPNNGDRIEFLQFIGGG; this is translated from the coding sequence ATGACTTTGATAGTAAATGGGCAATCAATGGATTTTGATGACAATAAAAGCATTCAAGAGATTCTAGATATTTTAAGTATAGAATCTAAGGTCATTGCAATAGCACTAAATGGAAATCTTGTCCAAAAAGAAAACTATGATGATACTTTTCCAAATAATGGCGATAGAATCGAGTTTTTGCAGTTTATTGGTGGAGGGTGA
- a CDS encoding type I glyceraldehyde-3-phosphate dehydrogenase has protein sequence MKIAINGFGRIGRAFFRNFYENKIKDLEIVQINDICDFDKLIYLLKEDSIYGKFKCEFKYQNNELIIDDKIIKLSSYQNPKEFSTNADIVLECSGKFDDKKSLQPYIDNGVNFVILGATPKDDMNIYIYSVNESKYSGEKIISNASCTSNAIAPIINTINKKYKILSGNISIIHPFNNDQNLLDSAHKDDIRLSRNATINIIPTKSSIGSVLKKIFNINFYGDSIRVPTSIVAFSNIDLVFDKEISKDEILNLEFDHKIIGIDSDMLVSSDFIGDKRSAIIASDLININGNTARIGIWFDNESGYANRLLDMLEVVQRCHKSH, from the coding sequence GTGAAAATAGCTATTAATGGATTTGGTAGAATTGGGCGAGCTTTTTTTAGAAATTTTTATGAAAATAAGATAAAAGATTTAGAAATAGTGCAAATAAATGATATTTGTGATTTTGATAAATTAATATATTTGTTAAAAGAAGATTCTATATATGGAAAATTTAAATGTGAGTTTAAATACCAAAACAATGAATTAATCATCGATGATAAAATAATCAAACTTAGCTCTTATCAAAATCCAAAAGAATTTAGCACAAATGCAGATATAGTGCTTGAATGCAGTGGTAAATTTGATGATAAAAAAAGCTTGCAGCCATATATAGATAATGGTGTAAATTTTGTCATCCTTGGGGCTACACCAAAAGATGATATGAATATTTATATTTATAGCGTTAATGAATCTAAATATAGCGGAGAAAAAATCATATCAAATGCTTCTTGCACTTCAAATGCAATCGCCCCAATAATAAATACAATAAATAAAAAATACAAAATACTAAGTGGAAATATATCCATAATCCACCCATTTAATAATGATCAGAACTTGCTAGATTCAGCACATAAAGATGATATAAGACTTAGCAGAAATGCTACAATAAATATAATACCAACAAAAAGCAGCATAGGAAGTGTGCTAAAAAAAATATTTAATATTAATTTTTATGGAGATTCTATTAGAGTGCCAACTTCGATAGTGGCATTTAGCAATATCGATTTGGTATTTGACAAAGAAATATCAAAAGATGAAATATTGAATTTAGAATTTGATCACAAAATAATAGGCATCGATTCTGATATGCTTGTATCAAGTGATTTTATAGGCGATAAAAGAAGCGCTATTATTGCAAGTGATTTAATCAATATAAATGGCAACACTGCTAGGATTGGAATCTGGTTTGATAATGAAAGCGGATATGCAAATAGACTGCTAGATATGCTAGAAGTGGTGCAAAGATGTCACAAATCACACTAA
- the glyS gene encoding glycine--tRNA ligase subunit beta — MNTSSLLIEIFLEELPFSSIKKEIKNIKPKFEKLLNENSLSVSDIEFFWTPRRLILTSKNFPLMQEGKTLEYFGPPLNIAYDKDNNPSQPTISFLKKLNINIDDLQTSTKNGKECLYYKTEIEGKKSKFLLENIILDFLDILSFGKSMQWGSVESSFIRPIRNIFVLLDDRFIELKKLENKYQFSQTKCIYPHRSKEAKEINNAHEYFKFLESNGVIYDQEMRKELILAQIQDIEKEKNIKVEIDSTLLDEVVAITEYPNALYGKFDEKFLELPNEVIITSMKINQKYFATYKNNISNNSDAIDLNNGFIVVCNSFDKSTFDEILKGNQRVLKARLEDALFFYKNDFKSFIQDKIDERLKKIEFIQGSMFDKVEREIKIATILCGVLKLDSTNIIKAIMISKNDLLSEMVGEFGELQGIMGSYYTKDDALKLMIKEQYLPLQEDSLLPSSPKSAIISISNKLDSILSLFALDKIPSGSKDPFALRRAAIGIIKMIVKFDIPLNLFDIFPQLESNYKKIDENKIFQFFCERLEGTLNVNQSIINAAIKSNQKDLVELVRQIDALKSIPNDFKILFKRIANILKNVEIKADSINRDLFVCDEERVLFEVLEKFKSFDIQTPKNRIEKLLEFKEILQEFFDNVMINIDDSKIKENRILLVNSIYKEFFKVGDIKEISF, encoded by the coding sequence TTGAATACCTCATCATTGTTAATAGAAATATTTTTGGAAGAATTACCTTTTAGTTCCATAAAAAAAGAGATTAAAAATATCAAGCCAAAATTTGAAAAATTATTAAATGAAAATAGCCTTAGTGTAAGTGACATAGAATTTTTTTGGACACCAAGGAGATTAATACTTACATCCAAAAATTTTCCTTTAATGCAAGAAGGAAAAACACTTGAATATTTTGGACCACCATTAAATATCGCTTATGATAAAGATAATAATCCAAGCCAACCTACAATAAGCTTTCTTAAAAAATTAAATATCAATATAGATGATTTACAAACTAGCACTAAAAATGGTAAAGAATGTTTATACTATAAAACCGAAATAGAAGGTAAAAAAAGCAAATTTTTGCTAGAAAATATTATTTTGGATTTTTTAGATATTTTGAGTTTTGGTAAAAGCATGCAATGGGGTAGTGTAGAATCTAGTTTTATTCGTCCAATTAGAAATATTTTTGTATTGCTTGATGATAGATTTATAGAGTTAAAAAAACTAGAAAATAAATATCAATTTTCTCAAACAAAGTGCATTTATCCACATAGAAGCAAGGAAGCAAAAGAGATAAATAATGCTCATGAATATTTTAAATTTTTAGAATCTAATGGCGTAATTTATGATCAAGAAATGCGAAAAGAATTGATTTTAGCACAAATACAAGATATAGAAAAAGAAAAAAATATCAAAGTAGAAATAGATTCCACTTTGCTTGATGAAGTAGTAGCAATCACTGAATATCCAAATGCTTTATATGGAAAGTTTGATGAAAAATTTTTAGAATTGCCAAATGAAGTTATCATTACTTCAATGAAAATTAATCAAAAATATTTTGCGACATATAAAAATAATATTTCTAATAATAGTGATGCAATAGATTTGAATAATGGTTTTATAGTGGTATGCAATAGTTTTGATAAAAGTACATTTGATGAGATATTAAAAGGTAATCAAAGAGTTTTAAAAGCAAGGCTTGAAGATGCGTTGTTTTTCTATAAAAATGATTTCAAATCATTTATCCAAGATAAAATTGATGAGAGATTAAAAAAGATAGAATTTATACAAGGATCTATGTTTGATAAGGTAGAGAGGGAGATTAAGATTGCTACAATTCTTTGTGGAGTATTAAAATTAGATTCTACAAATATCATAAAAGCAATTATGATTAGTAAAAATGATTTGCTTAGTGAAATGGTAGGTGAATTTGGTGAATTACAAGGAATCATGGGTTCATACTATACAAAAGATGATGCTTTAAAATTAATGATAAAAGAGCAATATTTGCCATTGCAAGAAGATTCCTTGCTTCCTTCTAGTCCAAAGAGTGCTATTATCTCTATATCAAATAAATTAGATTCTATTTTAAGCCTTTTTGCACTAGATAAGATTCCAAGTGGTTCAAAAGATCCATTTGCACTTCGTAGAGCGGCTATTGGTATCATAAAAATGATAGTAAAATTTGATATTCCACTAAATTTATTTGATATTTTTCCACAGCTAGAATCTAATTATAAAAAAATAGATGAAAATAAAATATTTCAATTTTTCTGTGAGCGATTAGAAGGCACACTAAATGTAAATCAATCAATAATCAATGCAGCAATAAAATCAAATCAAAAAGATTTAGTAGAGCTAGTTAGGCAAATTGATGCATTAAAATCTATTCCAAATGACTTTAAGATTCTATTTAAAAGAATTGCAAATATATTAAAAAATGTAGAAATAAAAGCAGATTCTATCAATCGTGATTTGTTTGTATGCGATGAAGAGAGAGTATTGTTTGAGGTATTAGAAAAATTTAAATCATTTGATATACAAACACCAAAAAATCGTATAGAAAAGTTATTGGAATTCAAAGAAATATTGCAAGAATTCTTTGATAATGTGATGATAAATATTGATGATTCTAAAATAAAAGAAAATAGAATCCTCCTTGTAAATTCTATTTACAAGGAGTTTTTTAAAGTGGGAGATATAAAAGAAATTTCATTTTAA
- the murD gene encoding UDP-N-acetylmuramoyl-L-alanine--D-glutamate ligase produces MISLFGYGQTMKALSKILAPCNIYDEKFKNKSKDEFGNNLLPIDCFDGTNSSLEIISPGIPPTFPLNKMAKNLISEYDYFYPNNALNIWISGTNGKTTTTQMTQSLLSEYGSVCGGNIGIPLCNLDKSAKIWILETSSFMLHYTNKANPKIYALLPITQDHISWHGNFENYINAKLKPLRLMGQDSYAIIPSEYKNMIKDFKGKIFFYSNIASLAEEFGIDEKKIKFKGAFLLDAIMALLIAKILTNKIDYSIINNFKIDSHKIEEFRDKNGRLFVDDSKATNIDATLKALEIYRDKEIFLILGGDNKGVSLEPLIDKLTSYNVKIFAIGKCCNEILQLARIYNIPCQDSNTLKNALDSIKNIFNDNQNSICLLSPACASLDQFTSYKHRGEEFKRYALL; encoded by the coding sequence ATGATTTCTTTGTTTGGTTATGGGCAAACGATGAAAGCCCTAAGCAAGATTCTAGCTCCTTGTAATATTTATGATGAAAAATTTAAAAATAAAAGCAAAGATGAATTTGGAAACAATCTTTTGCCTATAGATTGTTTTGATGGCACAAATTCTAGCTTAGAGATAATAAGCCCAGGAATCCCACCTACTTTTCCACTAAATAAAATGGCAAAAAATCTAATAAGTGAATATGATTATTTTTATCCAAATAATGCCCTAAATATATGGATAAGTGGAACAAATGGCAAAACTACAACAACACAAATGACACAATCTTTACTTAGTGAATATGGAAGCGTATGTGGTGGAAATATAGGAATCCCACTATGCAATTTAGATAAAAGTGCAAAAATTTGGATTCTAGAGACTAGCTCTTTTATGCTACATTACACAAATAAAGCAAATCCAAAAATATACGCCCTACTTCCAATCACACAAGATCATATATCTTGGCATGGTAATTTTGAAAATTATATAAATGCGAAATTAAAGCCCCTAAGATTGATGGGGCAAGATAGCTATGCAATCATCCCAAGTGAATATAAAAATATGATAAAAGATTTTAAAGGAAAAATATTTTTTTATAGCAATATTGCAAGCTTAGCAGAAGAATTTGGAATAGATGAAAAAAAGATAAAATTTAAAGGCGCTTTCTTATTAGATGCGATTATGGCGCTCTTAATTGCTAAGATTCTAACAAATAAAATTGATTATAGTATCATAAATAATTTTAAGATTGATAGCCACAAAATCGAAGAATTTAGAGATAAAAATGGAAGATTATTTGTAGATGATAGCAAAGCTACAAATATAGATGCCACTTTAAAAGCATTAGAAATCTATAGAGATAAAGAAATATTTTTAATCCTTGGTGGAGATAATAAAGGTGTAAGTTTAGAGCCACTTATTGATAAACTTACTTCTTATAATGTAAAAATATTTGCTATTGGAAAATGTTGTAATGAAATCCTGCAATTAGCTAGAATCTATAATATTCCTTGTCAAGATTCTAATACTCTAAAAAATGCACTAGATTCTATAAAAAATATATTTAATGATAATCAAAATAGCATCTGCTTATTATCCCCTGCGTGTGCAAGCCTAGATCAATTTACATCATATAAACATAGAGGCGAGGAATTCAAGCGATACGCACTATTATAA
- the mraY gene encoding phospho-N-acetylmuramoyl-pentapeptide-transferase translates to MLYYLYSQFGINIFQYISFRAGLAFIISFSLSMFFLPKFINWAKQKKASQPISDFIPAHKVKSNTPTMGGVIFILCSIAASVLCANIVNYYVLIGIFILASFCIIGIKDDYTKISQRNNKGISAKRKISLLIIVSLTASICLYLSNHNVNLYIPFIKNPIFDMGLFAIIFWTIIFIATSNAVNITDGLDGLATTPSICAIATLSIFIYISGNAIFSSYLLVPKIINSGELFIVSSAILGSLFGFLWYNCHPAQVFMGDSGSLALGGFIAYMGIVSNNEVLLILIGSVFVIETLSVILQVGSYKLRNKKIFLMAPIHHHFEVKGWNENKIIIRFWIIALLSNLLALLSIKIR, encoded by the coding sequence ATGCTGTATTATCTATACTCACAATTTGGGATAAATATATTCCAATATATATCATTTCGTGCTGGCTTGGCTTTTATAATTTCATTTAGTTTATCTATGTTTTTTTTGCCAAAATTTATAAATTGGGCAAAACAAAAAAAAGCATCTCAACCAATATCTGATTTCATTCCTGCACATAAAGTAAAATCAAATACACCAACAATGGGTGGCGTGATATTTATTTTATGTAGCATTGCTGCAAGTGTTTTATGTGCAAATATTGTTAATTATTATGTATTGATTGGAATCTTTATCCTAGCATCATTTTGCATAATTGGAATAAAAGATGATTACACAAAAATATCACAAAGAAACAATAAAGGCATAAGTGCAAAAAGAAAAATATCGCTACTTATTATTGTATCACTTACAGCCTCTATATGCTTGTATTTATCAAATCACAATGTCAATCTATACATACCATTTATAAAGAATCCTATCTTTGATATGGGACTTTTTGCAATTATATTTTGGACAATAATATTTATTGCTACAAGCAATGCAGTAAATATCACCGATGGACTTGATGGACTTGCAACAACACCTAGCATTTGTGCCATTGCTACACTAAGTATATTTATATATATTTCAGGAAATGCGATTTTTAGCTCATATTTATTAGTGCCAAAAATTATTAATAGCGGGGAACTCTTCATTGTATCATCTGCAATACTAGGCTCATTATTTGGCTTTTTATGGTATAACTGCCACCCTGCACAAGTTTTTATGGGCGATAGTGGAAGTTTAGCTCTTGGTGGATTTATCGCATATATGGGAATTGTATCAAATAATGAGGTTTTGCTTATTTTAATTGGCTCTGTTTTTGTTATTGAAACACTAAGCGTGATATTACAAGTTGGTAGCTATAAATTACGAAATAAAAAGATATTTCTTATGGCACCTATTCATCATCATTTTGAAGTAAAAGGATGGAATGAAAATAAAATCATCATAAGATTTTGGATTATTGCTTTACTTAGCAATTTATTAGCACTTTTGAGTATTAAAATACGATGA
- the gpmI gene encoding 2,3-bisphosphoglycerate-independent phosphoglycerate mutase yields the protein MKKKVVLVITDGIGLNKSDSWNAFANAKKPNYDWLFKNVPYSYVSTFGLDIGLPEGQMGNSEVGHMCIGSGRVLYQDLVKISMALDFDNLPNSPLAKNKTLIDFAKDLKVIHLCGLVSDGGVHSHISHLIGLAKILESFGKTIYIHIITDGRDVPPFSAPKYIKEIMAIESNNIKIATINGRFYAMDRDNRWERVEVAYDCIVGASNPKSDPLYYLQSQYDSNITDEFIVPASFNGYAGMNDGDGFVFFNFRSDRAREIIKAIGFDDFSEFKRKKNPKVKILTMCEYDATFSYPILFPKEKIKDTLAEILSKNNLTQSHIAETEKYAHVTFFFNGGKEEPYNLEDRILIPSPKVKTYDLKPEMSAKEVCDAVLESMDKNRDFIVINFANGDMVGHTGNYEAAIKSVEAVDFELGRIIEKARECDYSLIITSDHGNCEKMKDENGNVLTNHTAGYVWCFVIDKDVKKVADGKLDNIAPSILKLLDIEIPDSMSKPLF from the coding sequence ATGAAAAAAAAAGTTGTATTGGTTATCACTGATGGCATAGGACTTAATAAAAGCGATTCATGGAATGCTTTTGCAAATGCAAAAAAGCCTAATTATGATTGGTTGTTTAAAAATGTGCCATATTCATATGTTAGCACTTTTGGATTAGATATTGGTCTTCCAGAAGGGCAAATGGGTAATAGCGAAGTAGGACATATGTGTATTGGTTCAGGCAGAGTTTTGTATCAAGATTTAGTAAAGATTTCTATGGCACTTGATTTTGATAATCTCCCAAATTCACCACTTGCAAAAAATAAAACTTTAATTGATTTTGCAAAAGATTTAAAAGTGATTCATTTGTGTGGTTTGGTTAGTGATGGCGGTGTGCATTCACATATTAGTCATTTGATAGGATTAGCAAAGATTCTAGAATCATTTGGAAAGACTATTTATATTCATATTATTACAGATGGTAGAGATGTGCCTCCATTTAGCGCCCCAAAATATATAAAAGAAATAATGGCAATAGAATCTAATAATATAAAAATAGCAACTATTAATGGAAGATTCTATGCAATGGATAGAGATAATAGATGGGAGAGGGTAGAAGTGGCATATGATTGTATAGTAGGCGCTTCTAATCCAAAGTCAGATCCGCTATATTATTTACAATCTCAATATGATAGTAATATCACAGATGAATTTATCGTTCCAGCAAGTTTTAATGGCTATGCAGGCATGAATGATGGTGATGGATTTGTATTTTTTAATTTTAGAAGTGATAGAGCAAGAGAGATTATAAAAGCAATTGGATTTGATGATTTTAGTGAATTTAAACGCAAGAAAAATCCAAAGGTAAAGATTCTTACTATGTGTGAATATGATGCAACTTTTTCATATCCTATTTTATTTCCAAAAGAAAAGATAAAAGATACATTAGCAGAAATTTTAAGCAAAAATAATCTCACCCAAAGCCATATAGCAGAGACAGAAAAATATGCGCATGTGACATTTTTCTTTAATGGTGGCAAAGAAGAGCCTTACAATCTTGAAGATAGAATCTTAATCCCATCGCCAAAAGTAAAAACTTATGATTTAAAGCCAGAAATGAGTGCAAAAGAAGTTTGTGATGCGGTATTAGAATCTATGGATAAAAATAGGGATTTTATTGTTATTAATTTTGCAAATGGTGATATGGTCGGGCATACAGGCAATTATGAAGCTGCGATAAAATCTGTTGAGGCAGTTGATTTTGAGCTAGGCAGAATCATAGAAAAAGCAAGAGAATGTGATTATTCTTTGATTATTACAAGCGATCATGGGAATTGTGAAAAAATGAAAGATGAAAATGGCAATGTGCTTACAAATCATACTGCTGGATATGTGTGGTGTTTTGTTATTGATAAAGATGTAAAAAAAGTTGCCGATGGAAAGCTCGATAATATTGCACCAAGTATATTAAAACTACTTGATATTGAGATTCCAGATTCTATGTCAAAACCATTATTTTAA